The following coding sequences lie in one Spirosoma sp. KUDC1026 genomic window:
- a CDS encoding lactonase family protein, translating to MKRLLVLSLLGVMNYLSALAQKEIIYVGTYSVRGSEGIYVYEFDRKTGKMQQIQTIGNSKSPSFLALHPSGNYLYSVNEGSQSGPNKAGAVSAYAIDAKTGKLTFLNSQSSLGSGPCHVSIDRTGKTVFVSNYGGGSLAVLPVLEDGKLAAASDSVIDVGNGPDKQRQEKPHVHSAILSPSNKTVYVSDLGTDQVNQLRVNALTATVESAKPPFVAVKPGSGPRHLTFHPNGQFAYLAEELTSSVAVFRRNTATDELSLVQDGVKTLSDDFNGKNTSADIHVDPMGKFLYQSNRGENTLAIFAIDQNGMLTKVGSESTMGKDPRNFLIDPKGNYLFAANQNSDNIVLFRRDAKTGKLTYSGQTIAVPSPVCVLIKNR from the coding sequence ATGAAACGACTGCTGGTGCTCAGCTTACTGGGCGTGATGAACTATTTGAGCGCATTGGCGCAGAAAGAAATTATCTACGTGGGCACCTACTCGGTTCGGGGCAGCGAAGGTATCTATGTGTATGAGTTCGACCGAAAGACGGGCAAGATGCAGCAGATACAGACTATAGGCAACTCAAAAAGTCCATCGTTTCTGGCGCTGCATCCTTCCGGCAATTACCTCTACTCGGTCAACGAAGGCAGCCAAAGCGGACCAAACAAAGCGGGCGCGGTTAGTGCGTATGCCATCGACGCTAAGACAGGTAAGCTGACGTTTCTCAATTCACAATCCTCGCTGGGCAGTGGACCGTGTCACGTCAGTATTGACAGGACCGGAAAAACGGTATTCGTTTCCAACTACGGTGGAGGAAGCCTGGCTGTACTGCCTGTGCTGGAAGACGGAAAACTGGCAGCAGCCAGTGATAGTGTGATCGACGTAGGCAACGGACCGGATAAGCAACGGCAGGAGAAACCGCACGTTCATTCCGCTATTCTGTCACCCAGCAACAAAACCGTTTACGTGTCAGACCTCGGTACGGACCAGGTCAATCAGCTACGTGTTAATGCGCTGACGGCTACCGTAGAATCGGCTAAGCCCCCTTTCGTGGCGGTAAAACCAGGATCGGGGCCGCGCCACCTTACGTTCCACCCCAACGGTCAGTTTGCCTATCTGGCAGAAGAATTGACTTCGTCAGTGGCTGTATTTCGCCGGAACACGGCTACAGATGAATTAAGCCTGGTGCAGGATGGGGTCAAGACGCTGTCTGATGATTTTAATGGAAAAAATACCAGCGCTGATATTCACGTTGACCCAATGGGTAAATTCCTGTATCAATCCAATCGGGGGGAGAACACGCTGGCTATTTTTGCTATTGACCAAAACGGAATGCTCACTAAAGTCGGCAGCGAGTCAACGATGGGAAAAGACCCCCGTAACTTCCTGATTGATCCTAAAGGCAATTACTTGTTTGCTGCTAATCAGAATTCTGATAATATTGTCCTGTTTCGTCGAGATGCCAAAACGGGTAAGTTGACGTATTCGGGACAGACCATTGCCGTTCCCTCGCCCGTTTGCGTGTTAATAAAAAACCGTTAA
- the mraY gene encoding phospho-N-acetylmuramoyl-pentapeptide-transferase has product MLYYLFQFLDERYDFPGAGVFQYISFRALGAVICSLLIAAIFGRRIIDTLRNLQIGESIRDLGLEGQLQKRGTPTMGGFIILASLLIPALLFAKLSNVYVILALVSTVWTGLIGFLDDYIKVFKKNKEGLEGRFKVVGQIGLGLIVGLTLYFNDYVKIRVYAPRLLNTSNVPDVYTDIKSTLTTVPFVKNNEFDYSDLLFGLLPDSYTWIIYVIVCIFIITAVSNGANITDGIDGLAAGTSTIIALTVGVLAYLSGNKVFSQYLNIMYIPNAGELVIFCAAFVGACVGFLWYNSYPAQVFMGDTGSLMLGGVIAVLALAIRKELLIPSMCGIFLVENLSVILQVSYFKYTKQKYGEGRRIFLMSPLHHHFQKKGYHEAKIVTRFWIVGIMLAVLTLVTLKLR; this is encoded by the coding sequence ATGCTCTATTACCTTTTTCAATTTCTGGACGAACGCTACGACTTTCCGGGGGCCGGGGTTTTCCAATACATCTCGTTCCGTGCGCTTGGAGCCGTTATCTGCTCGTTGCTGATTGCGGCTATTTTTGGCCGGCGGATCATCGATACGCTACGCAACCTGCAGATCGGCGAGTCTATCCGTGATCTGGGCCTAGAAGGTCAGTTGCAGAAACGGGGTACACCAACCATGGGTGGCTTCATCATCCTGGCGTCGCTGCTGATACCAGCTCTGTTATTTGCCAAGCTGTCTAACGTTTATGTGATTCTAGCCTTGGTGTCGACCGTTTGGACGGGGCTGATTGGTTTCCTGGATGACTATATCAAAGTATTTAAAAAGAATAAAGAGGGATTAGAAGGCCGCTTCAAAGTTGTAGGCCAGATTGGGCTGGGGCTGATTGTGGGTCTTACGCTCTACTTCAATGATTACGTTAAAATCCGGGTCTATGCTCCCCGGCTGTTGAATACTTCGAACGTACCAGATGTCTACACCGACATCAAGTCGACGCTCACGACGGTGCCCTTTGTAAAGAATAATGAGTTTGATTACAGCGATCTGCTTTTTGGCTTGCTCCCCGATAGTTACACGTGGATTATCTACGTTATCGTCTGCATTTTCATCATTACGGCCGTATCGAACGGAGCCAACATTACCGATGGAATTGATGGCCTTGCTGCAGGAACATCGACAATCATTGCGCTGACGGTGGGGGTACTGGCTTATCTGTCAGGGAACAAAGTGTTTTCGCAGTATCTCAACATCATGTACATTCCCAATGCAGGGGAGTTGGTGATTTTTTGTGCTGCCTTTGTCGGAGCCTGTGTAGGATTCCTTTGGTACAATTCCTATCCTGCTCAGGTGTTTATGGGCGATACGGGTAGCTTAATGTTGGGGGGCGTTATTGCCGTACTGGCACTGGCCATTCGGAAAGAACTCCTGATTCCGTCGATGTGTGGTATTTTCCTGGTCGAGAATTTATCCGTCATTCTCCAGGTCAGCTACTTTAAGTACACAAAACAGAAGTACGGCGAGGGCCGTCGAATTTTCCTGATGTCGCCCCTGCACCACCATTTCCAGAAAAAAGGCTACCACGAAGCGAAGATCGTTACCCGCTTCTGGATCGTAGGAATCATGCTGGCGGTTCTAACCCTCGTTACGTTGAAACTGCGGTAG
- the lpdA gene encoding dihydrolipoyl dehydrogenase — MEYDVIIIGSGPGGYTGAVRCAQLGLKTAIIEKYPALGGTCLNVGCIPSKALLDSSEHYYNAAHSFADHGISLNDLQVDLGKMIARKQNVVDQTTKGIAFLMKKNKIDELHGLGSFVDPHTIKITKEDGSEQVIKGKNIVIATGSKPLSFPSMPIDKKRIITSTEALALNEVPKHLIIIGAGVIGAELGSVYARLGGKVSFVEFADSMIPTMDKTMGKELQKAVKKLGADFYFNHKVTKVENKGEEVEVSVDTPDGRGDGPKQITLTGDYCLVSVGRRPYTDGLNLEAAGLKTDSRGKLEVDDNLRTSVPHIYALGDVIRGAMLAHKAEEEGTFIAETIVGQKPHIHYRLIPNVVYTWPEVSAVGYTEEEVKQQGIPYKSGSFPFKALGRARASMDIDGLVKVLAHKETDEILGVHIIGPRAADMIAEAVVAMEFRASAEDVSRMSHAHPTYTEAFKEACLAATDNRAINM; from the coding sequence ATGGAATACGACGTAATTATCATTGGCTCAGGACCAGGCGGCTATACCGGAGCGGTACGTTGCGCCCAGCTTGGCCTGAAAACCGCTATTATTGAGAAATACCCTGCCCTCGGTGGAACGTGCCTGAACGTGGGCTGTATCCCGTCGAAGGCGTTGCTGGATTCGTCGGAGCATTATTACAACGCAGCCCATTCGTTTGCTGATCACGGCATTAGTCTAAATGATCTGCAGGTTGATTTAGGCAAAATGATTGCCCGTAAACAGAACGTTGTTGATCAGACGACGAAAGGAATTGCGTTCCTGATGAAGAAGAATAAAATCGACGAACTACATGGCCTAGGCTCGTTCGTTGATCCCCATACAATTAAAATTACCAAAGAAGACGGCTCGGAACAGGTTATCAAAGGTAAAAATATCGTGATCGCCACGGGTTCGAAACCCTTGTCGTTCCCGTCAATGCCGATCGATAAAAAACGCATCATTACGTCGACCGAAGCGCTGGCTTTAAATGAAGTTCCCAAACACCTGATCATTATTGGTGCGGGCGTGATCGGGGCTGAACTGGGTTCGGTATATGCTCGTCTGGGTGGTAAAGTGTCGTTTGTGGAGTTTGCTGATTCAATGATTCCAACGATGGATAAGACGATGGGCAAAGAACTCCAGAAAGCGGTTAAAAAGCTGGGAGCCGACTTCTATTTTAACCACAAGGTGACTAAAGTTGAAAACAAAGGGGAAGAAGTCGAGGTAAGCGTTGATACGCCCGACGGCCGTGGCGACGGACCGAAACAGATTACCCTAACGGGGGATTACTGCCTGGTATCGGTTGGTCGTCGTCCTTATACGGATGGTCTGAATCTGGAAGCTGCCGGATTGAAAACCGACAGCCGGGGTAAGCTTGAGGTAGACGATAATCTGCGCACCAGCGTACCGCACATTTACGCTCTGGGCGACGTTATTCGGGGAGCGATGCTGGCCCACAAAGCCGAAGAAGAAGGTACGTTTATTGCCGAAACCATTGTTGGTCAGAAACCACATATTCACTACCGCCTGATTCCGAACGTGGTTTACACCTGGCCTGAAGTATCAGCCGTTGGTTACACGGAAGAAGAGGTGAAACAACAGGGTATTCCTTATAAATCCGGCTCGTTCCCGTTTAAAGCGCTGGGTCGGGCGCGGGCAAGTATGGACATCGACGGACTGGTAAAAGTGCTAGCGCACAAGGAAACTGACGAAATCCTGGGTGTTCATATCATCGGTCCACGGGCGGCTGACATGATTGCCGAGGCCGTTGTTGCGATGGAATTCCGGGCTTCAGCCGAGGACGTATCGCGGATGTCGCATGCCCACCCAACCTATACGGAAGCGTTCAAAGAAGCCTGCCTGGCGGCTACCGACAACCGGGCCATTAACATGTAA
- a CDS encoding DUF1080 domain-containing protein yields MNRLLIAAAALILFLTAAQTKKVKTTLFNGKNLSGWKVYGTEKWYVDKGELVCESGPDKQYGYLATEQPYKNFDLSLQFKQEANGNSGVFFRSSIEGTKISGWQVEVAPPNHDTGGIYESYGRGWLEKIPDEKESILKPGEWNTMRIRVEGDHVQTFLNGKPMVDMHDEKIGQADGSIALQIHDGGGIKVRWRKLVVQQL; encoded by the coding sequence ATGAATCGATTACTGATTGCGGCCGCTGCGCTGATCCTATTTCTGACCGCTGCACAAACGAAAAAAGTTAAGACAACGCTGTTTAACGGCAAGAACCTGTCTGGCTGGAAGGTATATGGTACCGAAAAATGGTACGTTGACAAAGGCGAACTCGTTTGTGAGAGTGGTCCTGATAAACAATACGGTTACCTAGCAACGGAACAGCCCTACAAAAACTTCGATCTGTCGCTGCAGTTCAAGCAGGAAGCCAACGGGAATAGCGGTGTGTTTTTTCGCTCCAGCATCGAAGGTACGAAGATAAGCGGCTGGCAGGTTGAGGTTGCCCCGCCCAACCATGATACGGGCGGTATCTACGAATCATATGGTCGGGGATGGTTGGAAAAAATTCCGGATGAAAAAGAATCGATCTTAAAACCCGGTGAATGGAATACCATGCGCATTCGGGTAGAGGGCGACCACGTGCAGACGTTTCTTAACGGTAAGCCAATGGTGGATATGCACGACGAAAAGATTGGACAGGCCGACGGCTCGATTGCCTTACAGATTCACGACGGCGGTGGTATCAAAGTCCGCTGGCGGAAACTAGTCGTGCAGCAATTGTAG
- the tsf gene encoding translation elongation factor Ts, translating to MAITAADVNKLRQETGAGMMDCKKALTEANGDFEKAKEVLRKQGQKIADKRADNATAEGIVLANVSEDGKSGKVIALACETEPVSKVADFQNLAKAVMDAAVSTDATDKATLLATPQADGRTLQDHITDLMGKIGEKIDVASFETVTADKVVSYIHSNGKLGVLVALANTNGTDVTEVGKDVAMQIAAMKPVALDKDGVDATIVEREIEIGKEQARQEGKPEAMLEKIAMGKLNKFYKENTLLNQEFVKDSSLTIAQLLDKTSKGLTVSDFKRVAIG from the coding sequence ATGGCAATTACTGCTGCTGACGTAAACAAACTTCGGCAAGAGACCGGAGCCGGTATGATGGACTGTAAAAAAGCCCTGACCGAAGCCAACGGCGATTTTGAAAAAGCAAAAGAAGTTCTGCGTAAGCAGGGCCAGAAAATAGCTGACAAACGGGCTGACAATGCAACTGCCGAAGGGATTGTGTTGGCGAACGTAAGCGAAGACGGTAAATCAGGCAAAGTGATTGCACTGGCCTGCGAAACCGAACCAGTATCGAAAGTTGCCGATTTCCAGAACCTGGCGAAAGCGGTTATGGATGCGGCTGTTAGCACGGATGCAACTGATAAAGCTACGTTGCTGGCTACGCCACAGGCAGACGGTCGGACACTGCAGGATCACATTACGGACCTGATGGGCAAAATCGGTGAAAAAATCGACGTTGCTTCGTTCGAAACCGTAACGGCCGACAAAGTTGTGTCGTACATCCACTCGAATGGTAAGCTTGGCGTACTGGTTGCGCTGGCAAACACCAACGGAACCGACGTAACGGAAGTTGGTAAAGATGTAGCGATGCAGATTGCGGCTATGAAACCAGTTGCTCTGGATAAAGATGGTGTTGACGCTACGATCGTTGAGCGTGAAATCGAAATCGGTAAAGAGCAGGCTCGTCAGGAAGGTAAACCAGAAGCGATGCTGGAAAAAATCGCGATGGGTAAGCTGAACAAGTTCTACAAAGAGAACACGCTGCTCAACCAGGAGTTCGTAAAAGACAGCTCGCTGACGATTGCGCAACTGCTGGACAAAACCAGTAAAGGACTGACCGTATCGGACTTCAAACGGGTTGCTATCGGTTAA
- the rplM gene encoding 50S ribosomal protein L13: MNTLSYKTISANKETAQKEWVVVDAQGEVLGRLASQIASLIRGKHKTNFTPHVDCGDNVIVINADKVRLTGSKMTDKIYVRHTGYPGGQRFATPRLLLEKHPERVIEHAVKGMLPKNRLGRKLFTNLHVYTGDSHPHDAQQPKVVKF; the protein is encoded by the coding sequence GTGAATACGCTCAGTTACAAAACCATCTCTGCCAACAAAGAAACGGCGCAGAAGGAATGGGTTGTGGTTGACGCTCAGGGCGAAGTGCTTGGTCGGCTGGCCAGCCAGATCGCAAGCCTGATCCGCGGCAAACACAAAACCAACTTCACGCCCCACGTTGATTGCGGGGACAACGTAATTGTCATCAATGCCGACAAGGTTCGCCTGACGGGCTCGAAGATGACTGACAAGATTTACGTCCGCCACACGGGTTATCCCGGCGGTCAACGGTTCGCTACGCCCCGGTTGTTGCTGGAAAAGCATCCCGAGCGCGTAATCGAACACGCCGTGAAAGGCATGCTGCCTAAAAATCGGCTGGGTCGCAAATTGTTTACCAACCTGCACGTGTACACCGGCGACAGCCATCCGCACGACGCGCAGCAACCTAAAGTCGTTAAATTTTAA
- a CDS encoding RNA polymerase sigma factor, which produces MKNLSDEELVRLYIDTQRNAYFERLYERYCDKVYRKCLSFTKDPVRAEDFTHDIFLKLIVKLGGFREQAKFSTWLYSITYNYCTDQVRSPQSRREVYMEEGWDRFEDESDDMAEIAEMEAKRLQVALNQLSPEEQALLLMKYQDDISIREIATLNGLTESAVKMRLKRLREKLRRYYLEGAIFWLLLAIKASFTIRWPFR; this is translated from the coding sequence ATGAAAAATCTATCGGACGAGGAGCTAGTCCGTTTATACATTGACACCCAGCGGAACGCTTATTTTGAGCGTTTATACGAGCGCTACTGCGACAAAGTGTACCGCAAATGTTTGTCGTTTACCAAAGATCCGGTTCGGGCCGAAGATTTTACGCACGACATTTTCCTGAAACTGATTGTCAAGCTGGGGGGCTTTCGCGAGCAGGCCAAGTTTTCGACCTGGCTGTATTCCATTACTTATAATTACTGCACCGATCAGGTACGATCTCCGCAGTCCCGTCGGGAGGTATACATGGAGGAAGGCTGGGATCGGTTTGAGGACGAATCGGACGATATGGCCGAAATTGCCGAGATGGAGGCAAAACGACTTCAGGTCGCCCTGAACCAATTATCGCCCGAGGAGCAGGCGCTGCTGCTGATGAAATATCAGGACGATATCAGCATTCGGGAAATCGCTACGTTGAACGGACTAACCGAAAGTGCCGTCAAGATGCGACTGAAACGACTGCGTGAAAAACTCCGGCGCTACTACCTGGAAGGGGCAATCTTCTGGTTGCTGCTTGCCATTAAAGCATCGTTTACGATTCGCTGGCCTTTCCGATAA
- a CDS encoding SMP-30/gluconolactonase/LRE family protein, with translation MKRQILFYTAALFSLLVSCQQAKQQENTASADSASAAVPTIGSPTLLYTLPDKYNTPDGLALAPDGSVYLSVPNLANNDYPGVLLKFAGDSLQFFTSLPAQPQTKHACPMDMAFGPDGNLYYAENQYENDKDYKSRLMRITMQDGKPVRIEPVVVNLALGNAVVWKGNTIYVTDSQWDMPDNDKGSAVFHFTLNEMNKGLIQLKPKTMDPHILATFTTQVNETGVDNGADGLDYDSKGNFYTGSFGDGTLYKLTLKPDGSLASNEKMKLSQPISCVDGLIVDRKTDKLYICNSRTNAILTVTSDGKVSTLAQNGDTDGADGRLDQPAEVLLKGNRLYISNYDNPEKHFVNTKADKVHTMSYIDLPR, from the coding sequence ATGAAGAGGCAAATTCTTTTTTATACAGCGGCTTTGTTTAGTCTGCTCGTAAGTTGCCAGCAGGCAAAACAACAAGAGAACACGGCTAGTGCTGACAGCGCATCGGCCGCCGTACCGACAATTGGTAGTCCGACCCTGCTTTATACGCTGCCTGATAAATACAATACCCCTGATGGATTAGCACTTGCTCCGGATGGTTCCGTTTATCTATCCGTTCCTAACCTGGCAAATAATGATTACCCTGGTGTACTTCTGAAATTTGCGGGCGACTCACTCCAGTTTTTTACCAGTCTTCCTGCCCAGCCTCAGACGAAGCATGCCTGCCCAATGGATATGGCATTCGGTCCCGATGGCAACTTGTATTACGCCGAAAATCAGTATGAAAACGACAAAGATTATAAGTCAAGACTGATGCGGATTACCATGCAGGACGGGAAACCAGTCCGTATTGAGCCAGTAGTTGTTAATCTGGCGCTGGGTAATGCGGTCGTTTGGAAGGGTAATACAATTTATGTGACCGACAGCCAGTGGGACATGCCGGATAACGATAAGGGCAGTGCCGTTTTTCATTTCACGCTTAATGAGATGAACAAAGGGCTAATCCAGTTAAAACCCAAAACGATGGACCCGCATATCCTGGCTACTTTTACAACACAGGTTAATGAAACGGGCGTTGATAATGGCGCCGATGGTCTGGACTACGACAGCAAAGGAAATTTTTATACCGGCTCTTTTGGCGATGGTACGCTGTATAAGCTAACCCTCAAACCCGATGGCAGTCTGGCGTCCAACGAAAAAATGAAACTAAGCCAGCCGATCTCCTGTGTAGACGGCCTGATCGTTGACCGGAAAACGGACAAGCTGTATATCTGTAATTCCCGCACGAACGCTATCCTAACCGTAACGTCTGATGGCAAGGTTAGTACGCTTGCTCAGAACGGTGATACCGACGGTGCCGATGGCCGATTGGACCAGCCTGCCGAAGTACTCCTGAAGGGAAATCGACTTTACATTTCAAATTACGACAACCCGGAAAAGCATTTCGTCAATACAAAAGCGGATAAGGTGCATACCATGTCCTACATTGATCTGCCGCGCTGA
- the rpsI gene encoding 30S ribosomal protein S9, with the protein MDRINTIGRRKTAISRIYMSAGSGAISVNGKDYKEYFPTEVLQIILNQPFATVNGVGGYDVKVNVRGGGVAGQAEATRMAIARALVEMNAENRSALKKEGFLTRDSRMVERKKPGRKKARRRFQFSKR; encoded by the coding sequence ATGGATCGTATTAACACCATTGGCCGCCGTAAAACTGCTATCTCCCGCATCTATATGTCGGCGGGCAGCGGGGCCATCTCGGTAAACGGAAAAGACTACAAAGAGTATTTCCCAACCGAGGTTCTGCAAATTATCTTGAATCAACCGTTCGCAACCGTTAACGGTGTGGGTGGATACGACGTAAAAGTCAACGTTCGTGGTGGTGGTGTAGCCGGTCAGGCTGAAGCTACCCGGATGGCCATCGCCCGGGCTCTTGTTGAAATGAACGCAGAAAACCGGTCGGCCCTCAAGAAAGAAGGCTTCCTGACCCGGGATTCGCGTATGGTTGAACGGAAAAAACCAGGTCGGAAAAAAGCCCGTCGCCGGTTCCAGTTCTCGAAACGCTAA
- a CDS encoding UDP-N-acetylmuramoyl-L-alanyl-D-glutamate--2,6-diaminopimelate ligase, with amino-acid sequence MQLKDLFYKIPLLATSGDMATDVTNLTMDSRKVGSGSLFIAVRGTVSDGHSFIDTAIQQGASAILCEEMPPATENGVAYIRVQDSARTMGLIAANFYDQPSKKIKLVGVTGTNGKTSVATLLFRLFRALGYRCGLLSTVQNQIEDTVIPATHTTPDAITTNQLLTQMLEYGCSHVFMEVSSHSVVQERITGLTFAGGIFTNITHDHLDFHGTFDNYIRAKKGFFDQLPASAFALTNVDDKRGLVMLQNTAARKETYSLQTLATFKGKVLADSLFGLNMLVDDQEVWFKLIGRFNAYNLLAVYGTATLLGEDAAEVLTTLSGITPPPGRFEQVVSDNKIVGIVDYAHTPDALQNVLETISELRQTDEQEHQPRIITVVGCGGNRDAAKRPIMAEIACRYSDQIILTSDNPRREDPMAILEQMLAGVPPVDFKKTMTIEDRHEAIQKAVSLARPHDIILVAGKGHETYQEINGVKYDFDDRAVLRDAFLKNERAKD; translated from the coding sequence ATGCAACTAAAAGACCTTTTCTATAAAATTCCGTTGCTGGCCACCTCGGGCGATATGGCTACCGACGTAACGAACCTGACAATGGACTCCCGCAAGGTGGGATCGGGCAGTTTGTTTATTGCGGTACGCGGTACCGTGTCAGACGGCCATTCCTTCATCGATACCGCCATTCAGCAGGGGGCGTCGGCGATTCTATGCGAAGAGATGCCCCCTGCGACAGAAAACGGTGTGGCTTATATCCGGGTGCAGGACTCGGCGCGGACAATGGGCCTGATTGCCGCCAACTTCTATGATCAGCCTTCAAAGAAAATCAAACTGGTGGGCGTAACAGGAACAAATGGCAAGACATCGGTTGCTACGTTGTTGTTTCGCTTGTTTCGGGCGCTTGGTTACCGTTGCGGCCTGCTATCGACGGTGCAAAATCAGATTGAGGATACGGTCATTCCGGCGACGCACACAACCCCCGACGCGATTACAACCAACCAACTGCTGACACAGATGCTGGAATATGGTTGCTCGCATGTGTTCATGGAAGTGAGTTCACATTCGGTTGTGCAGGAACGTATTACAGGACTAACCTTTGCCGGGGGAATTTTTACGAACATTACGCACGACCACCTTGATTTCCACGGTACGTTCGACAACTACATCCGGGCCAAAAAAGGCTTCTTCGATCAGTTGCCCGCTTCGGCTTTTGCGCTGACCAATGTAGACGATAAACGGGGACTGGTTATGCTGCAGAATACAGCCGCCCGCAAAGAAACATATTCCCTGCAAACGCTGGCTACGTTCAAGGGCAAAGTTCTGGCCGACAGTTTGTTCGGGCTGAATATGCTGGTCGACGATCAGGAGGTATGGTTTAAGCTCATTGGTCGCTTCAATGCCTACAATCTACTCGCCGTTTACGGAACGGCCACGCTGCTGGGCGAAGACGCAGCAGAGGTACTGACGACGTTATCGGGGATTACTCCTCCGCCCGGCCGGTTTGAACAGGTCGTTTCCGATAATAAAATCGTTGGCATTGTCGACTACGCGCACACCCCTGATGCCTTGCAAAACGTACTCGAAACCATTAGCGAACTGCGGCAAACCGATGAACAGGAGCACCAGCCCCGAATCATTACGGTAGTCGGTTGTGGCGGTAACCGCGACGCGGCAAAACGTCCGATTATGGCAGAGATTGCCTGCCGGTATAGCGATCAGATCATTCTCACGTCTGATAATCCCCGGCGCGAAGATCCGATGGCTATTCTGGAGCAGATGCTGGCCGGTGTGCCGCCGGTTGATTTTAAGAAGACCATGACCATCGAAGACCGGCACGAAGCCATTCAGAAAGCCGTTTCGCTGGCCCGGCCGCACGACATTATCCTGGTAGCGGGCAAAGGGCACGAGACGTATCAGGAAATCAACGGCGTTAAATACGATTTCGACGATCGCGCCGTCCTGCGGGACGCATTTTTAAAGAACGAAAGAGCGAAAGACTAA
- the rpsB gene encoding 30S ribosomal protein S2: MAQIEYKDLLDAGVHFGHLTRKWDPRMAPYIFMEKNGIHIIDLNKTLASLDEASNALKGIVRSGRKVLFVATKKQAQEIVSEEAKRLKMPYVTDRWQGGMLTNFATIRKSLKKMQTLDKMLKDEETVKSIAKRERLTRTRDKEKLERVLGGIADLTRLPAALFIVDVKREHIAVAEAHRLGIPVFAMCDTNSNPEEVDFAIPANDDAYKSISLITLAIGKAIEEGLMERKQDKDDQRVQEEEEAKRNEDLVQARAEDESKLDPKPEATGSPAAVAEDEQEA, encoded by the coding sequence ATGGCACAAATCGAATATAAAGACCTATTAGACGCCGGGGTGCATTTTGGCCACCTTACGCGCAAATGGGATCCGCGGATGGCTCCATACATTTTCATGGAGAAGAACGGTATCCATATTATTGACCTGAACAAAACACTGGCTTCTCTTGATGAAGCGTCGAACGCGCTGAAAGGCATCGTTCGGTCCGGCCGGAAAGTGCTGTTCGTGGCAACGAAGAAACAGGCTCAGGAAATTGTTTCGGAAGAAGCAAAACGCCTGAAAATGCCGTACGTAACCGATCGCTGGCAGGGCGGTATGTTGACGAACTTCGCTACCATTCGCAAGTCGCTGAAGAAAATGCAAACGCTTGATAAGATGCTGAAAGACGAGGAGACCGTCAAAAGTATCGCCAAGCGGGAGCGTTTGACCCGGACCCGTGATAAAGAGAAACTGGAGCGTGTACTGGGCGGTATTGCCGACCTGACCCGTCTGCCAGCAGCGCTGTTTATCGTTGACGTAAAACGCGAGCACATCGCCGTGGCTGAAGCTCACCGTCTGGGTATCCCCGTATTCGCCATGTGCGATACGAACTCGAACCCAGAAGAAGTTGACTTCGCTATCCCAGCTAACGATGACGCTTACAAATCAATCTCGCTGATTACCCTTGCTATCGGTAAGGCAATCGAAGAAGGTCTGATGGAGCGCAAGCAGGATAAAGACGATCAGCGCGTTCAGGAAGAAGAAGAAGCGAAGCGGAACGAAGACCTCGTTCAGGCTCGTGCTGAAGACGAAAGCAAACTGGATCCTAAGCCCGAAGCAACTGGTTCGCCAGCGGCCGTGGCTGAAGATGAGCAGGAAGCTTAA